A single genomic interval of Zobellia nedashkovskayae harbors:
- a CDS encoding GNAT family N-acetyltransferase, translating into MENENSSIAHFEDFSIEPIHEKYAWRICDFVTVNSERLQRYFPKTLAKNLTPTLSEIFVEQKVREYRKEEEFLFVLKDYESRTVIGLAYIKELDWNKKQAELAYCIGYQYEGKGITSLAIDALSKYAVSDLGLQTLQIIVHKTNIGSVRIAEKSGYTWQKTLPKEHTPPNEVPLDMELYELYA; encoded by the coding sequence ATGGAGAACGAAAATAGCTCAATTGCCCATTTCGAAGACTTTTCCATAGAACCCATACACGAAAAATACGCTTGGCGGATTTGCGACTTTGTTACCGTAAACTCTGAACGTTTACAGCGCTATTTTCCCAAAACGTTAGCCAAGAACCTAACACCAACCCTTTCTGAAATTTTCGTTGAACAGAAAGTCCGCGAATATCGGAAAGAAGAGGAGTTTCTTTTTGTCCTAAAGGATTATGAAAGCCGCACCGTTATTGGCCTAGCCTATATTAAAGAGCTAGATTGGAACAAAAAACAGGCAGAACTCGCCTATTGTATCGGTTATCAATATGAAGGTAAAGGTATCACTTCATTGGCAATAGATGCGCTATCCAAATATGCTGTTAGTGATTTAGGACTTCAAACCCTTCAAATTATTGTTCATAAAACTAATATTGGAAGTGTAAGAATAGCTGAAAAATCTGGATACACCTGGCAAAAAACCCTCCCAAAAGAACATACTCCACCAAATGAAGTTCCTTTAGACATGGAGTTATATGAGCTTTACGCTTAA
- the hemF gene encoding oxygen-dependent coproporphyrinogen oxidase, which translates to MKDKFFSYIENLQDTITSKLQEIDGEAKFHEDLWKRPEGGGGRTRVIENGAVFEKGGVNISGVHGALPKSMQTYFGVEDADFYACGLSLVLHPKNPMVPTVHANWRYFEMYDKEGNIVDQWFGGGQDLTPYYLFDEDATHFHTICKAACDAHNSEFYSTYKKRCDDYFWNTHRDEARGIGGLFFDYCKATEEMTMQNWYDFVTEVGNSFLESYVPIVLKRKNLEYTKEQRDWQEVRRGRYVEFNLVHDKGTLFGLKTNGRIESILMSLPPHVQWHYDHHPKKDTEEYRLVEILKKPKIWV; encoded by the coding sequence ATGAAAGACAAATTCTTTAGTTACATAGAAAATCTTCAAGATACCATTACTTCTAAGCTTCAGGAGATAGACGGTGAAGCTAAATTTCACGAAGATTTATGGAAAAGACCTGAAGGTGGCGGCGGCCGCACCAGAGTAATAGAAAACGGTGCTGTTTTTGAAAAAGGAGGTGTAAATATATCTGGTGTACATGGAGCTCTACCAAAAAGTATGCAAACCTATTTTGGTGTTGAAGATGCAGATTTTTATGCCTGCGGCCTAAGTTTGGTTCTTCATCCTAAAAATCCAATGGTACCTACAGTTCATGCCAATTGGCGCTATTTTGAAATGTACGATAAAGAAGGAAACATTGTAGACCAATGGTTTGGCGGTGGCCAAGATTTAACGCCTTATTATTTATTTGATGAAGATGCTACTCATTTTCATACCATTTGCAAAGCAGCCTGTGACGCACATAATTCAGAATTCTATTCTACTTACAAGAAGAGATGCGATGATTACTTTTGGAATACCCATAGAGATGAAGCTCGCGGTATAGGCGGACTCTTCTTTGACTATTGCAAGGCTACGGAAGAGATGACTATGCAAAACTGGTATGACTTTGTAACCGAGGTAGGAAACAGCTTCCTAGAAAGTTATGTACCGATTGTTTTAAAAAGAAAAAACTTAGAATACACAAAAGAACAACGGGATTGGCAGGAAGTCCGAAGAGGGCGCTATGTTGAGTTTAATCTTGTTCATGATAAAGGCACTTTATTCGGCCTGAAAACAAACGGTAGAATTGAGAGTATCTTAATGAGCCTACCGCCCCATGTACAGTGGCATTACGACCATCACCCTAAAAAAGACACCGAAGAATACCGATTGGTAGAAATTTTAAAGAAACCTAAGATTTGGGTTTAG
- the hemB gene encoding porphobilinogen synthase: MYPLKRNRRLRTNDSIRDLVRETIISPKDFLVPLFVTEGKGIKEEIASMPDYYRLSLDYLGAEVKELWNMGLHAVLLFVKVPENLKDNKGTEALNDDGLMQRAIKTVKDACPGMLVMTDVAMDPYSSFGHDGIVENGQILNDETSEFLSEMSVSHALAGADFVAPSDMMDGRILSIREALEDENLINTGIMSYSAKYASAFYGPFRDALDSAPVDVKNVPKDKKTYQMDYANRFEALKETEMDIDEGADIVMVKPGLCYLDIVREIRNEVDVPVAVYQVSGEYAMVKAAAEKGWLDHDAVVMEQLTAMKRAGANIIASYFAKDAVRLLG, translated from the coding sequence ATGTACCCACTTAAAAGAAACCGCAGATTAAGAACAAACGACTCTATCAGAGATTTAGTGCGCGAAACCATTATATCCCCTAAGGATTTTCTGGTGCCTCTTTTCGTAACAGAAGGCAAGGGCATTAAAGAAGAAATTGCGTCTATGCCTGATTACTATAGGTTGAGCCTTGATTATCTTGGGGCCGAAGTTAAGGAGCTTTGGAATATGGGATTACATGCCGTACTTCTTTTTGTAAAAGTTCCTGAGAACTTAAAAGACAACAAGGGTACAGAAGCTTTAAACGATGATGGATTAATGCAACGCGCCATTAAGACGGTTAAAGATGCCTGTCCTGGAATGTTGGTTATGACCGATGTTGCCATGGACCCTTATTCATCTTTTGGTCATGATGGTATTGTGGAAAACGGACAAATACTTAATGATGAAACTTCGGAATTCTTATCAGAAATGAGCGTTTCTCATGCTCTAGCCGGAGCAGATTTTGTTGCGCCTAGCGATATGATGGACGGACGTATTCTTTCCATTCGTGAAGCTTTAGAAGATGAAAATCTTATAAACACAGGCATCATGAGTTATAGTGCTAAATACGCCAGTGCTTTTTATGGTCCTTTTAGAGATGCGTTGGATTCCGCCCCTGTGGACGTTAAAAATGTACCGAAGGATAAAAAGACCTATCAAATGGATTATGCCAACCGTTTTGAAGCATTAAAAGAGACCGAAATGGACATTGATGAAGGCGCAGATATTGTTATGGTAAAACCCGGACTTTGCTATTTAGACATCGTACGTGAAATTCGTAATGAAGTAGATGTGCCCGTTGCCGTTTACCAAGTTAGTGGAGAATACGCAATGGTAAAAGCCGCTGCTGAAAAAGGGTGGTTAGACCATGATGCTGTAGTAATGGAACAACTCACTGCAATGAAACGTGCTGGTGCCAATATAATCGCTAGTTATTTTGCCAAAGACGCGGTGAGGTTGTTAGGCTAA
- a CDS encoding serine hydrolase domain-containing protein — translation MKIIQLLILLFTIQLTQAQEGTPIPLNIEVSDALVYGNPFEVGLDSVYINTNIEDIITNGIKNNAFPGAQVLVAKSGKIIFHKAYGYHTYDSIQPVALDDIYDLASVTKVTAALPAIMKLVDEGKLSLDVPFSTYWKPWKREKDKRDITLREILAHQAGLEPYIVFLNEVFKKNKKLKKRFVRTLPNGRFQHQAYDQLFVKNKFNRKMYRLIDRSEVSAEKKYKYSGLAFLIFPELIEQLTGDSYEFYLEKNFYLPLNAPTMGFKPKTKGFSNTIVPTEVDTLFRHTLTQGWVHDENAALLGGVSGNAGLFATATDLAKLMQMYMQYGVYDGKRYISEATLKEFTRVQFPENDNRRGLGFDKPYLDNAKQPLPKAYPAPEVGADSFGHSGFTGTFVWADPENQMVYIFLSNRVNPTRENRNLYNLNIRPALQQVFYKATLPSK, via the coding sequence GTGAAGATAATTCAACTGTTAATTCTATTATTTACAATCCAGCTTACACAAGCTCAGGAAGGAACTCCAATACCATTAAATATTGAAGTTAGTGATGCGTTAGTTTATGGCAATCCGTTTGAAGTTGGCTTAGATTCGGTTTACATCAATACTAATATTGAAGACATAATAACAAACGGTATAAAAAATAATGCTTTTCCTGGAGCACAGGTTTTAGTTGCCAAAAGCGGTAAAATAATATTTCACAAAGCCTATGGATATCACACCTACGACAGTATTCAACCCGTAGCTTTAGACGATATTTATGACTTAGCTTCAGTAACCAAAGTTACGGCGGCCCTTCCCGCAATAATGAAACTTGTTGACGAAGGAAAACTTAGTTTAGATGTTCCTTTTAGTACCTACTGGAAACCTTGGAAAAGGGAAAAAGACAAACGAGATATTACCCTTCGTGAAATTCTGGCGCATCAAGCCGGACTTGAACCATACATCGTTTTTCTAAATGAGGTTTTTAAAAAGAACAAAAAACTGAAAAAAAGGTTTGTTAGAACTTTACCAAATGGCCGATTTCAACATCAGGCGTACGACCAGTTGTTCGTTAAAAACAAGTTCAATCGAAAAATGTACCGTCTGATTGACCGTTCAGAAGTATCGGCTGAAAAAAAATATAAATATTCAGGTCTCGCTTTTTTGATTTTTCCTGAACTCATTGAACAACTCACCGGTGATTCTTATGAGTTTTATTTGGAGAAAAATTTCTATTTACCGTTGAATGCTCCCACTATGGGTTTCAAACCCAAAACAAAAGGTTTTTCCAATACAATCGTACCCACAGAAGTAGACACACTGTTTCGCCACACCTTGACCCAAGGTTGGGTTCATGACGAAAATGCAGCACTTTTAGGTGGTGTATCCGGTAATGCCGGTCTCTTTGCTACCGCAACAGATTTAGCAAAACTGATGCAAATGTACATGCAATACGGTGTTTACGACGGCAAACGCTATATTTCCGAAGCTACGCTAAAAGAATTTACACGCGTACAGTTTCCAGAGAACGATAACCGCAGAGGCCTAGGATTTGATAAACCCTATTTAGATAATGCAAAGCAGCCTTTACCTAAGGCGTACCCCGCACCAGAAGTGGGTGCGGATAGCTTTGGACATAGCGGGTTTACTGGCACTTTCGTTTGGGCAGACCCCGAAAACCAAATGGTATATATTTTTCTTTCAAACCGAGTGAATCCTACTAGGGAAAATAGAAATCTCTACAACCTAAATATACGACCTGCATTGCAGCAAGTATTTTATAAAGCCACATTACCAAGCAAATAA
- a CDS encoding CNNM domain-containing protein produces MGLLIFYALISIFISFLCSILEAVLLSISPTFVNLKKKEGKPYALTLEELKNDVDKPLIAILTLNTIAHTVGAILVGVQAKAAYAEMYGSTTSSIFGIPFTADLMVGVVSTIMTILILVASEIIPKTIGATYWRQLANFTAKALKIMVIALKYTGLLWILQLFTKLVGGKGHHGSVLSREDFTAMTDIAREEGVFEKSESTIIKNLLRFDQVLVKDVMTPRAVMKIASEGKTIAEFFEANPKMRFSRIPVYGDKMDHIDGFVLKDTILEEMVNNNGNIPLSQIKREILITERNTPIPRLFDTFISKRIHIALVVDEYGSVSGLVTMEDVIETLLGLEIMDESDNVADLQDLARKNWETRAKRSGILDK; encoded by the coding sequence ATGGGCTTATTAATTTTTTACGCTTTAATATCAATTTTCATTTCATTTCTCTGCTCTATCTTAGAAGCGGTTCTGCTAAGTATTAGCCCAACTTTCGTGAATCTGAAGAAGAAGGAAGGAAAGCCGTACGCTTTAACCCTTGAAGAATTGAAGAATGATGTGGACAAACCCCTCATCGCTATTTTAACATTAAACACCATTGCCCATACGGTAGGGGCTATTTTGGTAGGGGTACAAGCTAAAGCTGCCTATGCAGAAATGTATGGGTCTACAACTAGTAGTATTTTTGGAATCCCTTTCACAGCAGATTTAATGGTTGGCGTAGTATCTACTATAATGACCATCCTAATTTTAGTCGCTTCAGAAATTATTCCTAAAACAATCGGTGCAACCTATTGGAGACAATTGGCCAATTTTACGGCAAAAGCCTTAAAAATTATGGTTATTGCTTTAAAATATACAGGCTTGTTATGGATTTTACAGCTTTTCACAAAGCTGGTAGGTGGCAAAGGTCATCATGGTAGCGTTCTAAGTCGTGAAGATTTTACTGCTATGACAGATATTGCTCGCGAAGAAGGCGTTTTTGAAAAATCAGAATCTACTATTATAAAGAATCTATTACGTTTTGACCAAGTTTTGGTAAAAGACGTAATGACACCAAGAGCGGTTATGAAAATTGCTTCTGAAGGTAAAACTATTGCCGAATTTTTTGAAGCCAACCCAAAAATGCGTTTTTCACGTATTCCTGTTTATGGGGATAAGATGGACCATATAGATGGTTTTGTATTGAAGGATACTATTCTGGAAGAAATGGTGAACAATAACGGAAATATTCCGCTTTCTCAAATAAAGCGGGAGATTTTAATTACCGAAAGAAATACGCCCATACCCCGACTTTTTGATACATTTATTTCCAAAAGGATACATATTGCCCTTGTTGTGGATGAATACGGATCCGTAAGTGGGTTAGTGACCATGGAAGATGTTATAGAAACCCTTCTAGGGTTAGAAATAATGGATGAGAGCGACAACGTAGCCGATTTACAAGACCTAGCTAGGAAAAATTGGGAAACACGCGCAAAGCGCTCCGGAATACTTGATAAATAG